A single Sander lucioperca isolate FBNREF2018 chromosome 24, SLUC_FBN_1.2, whole genome shotgun sequence DNA region contains:
- the LOC116044743 gene encoding B- and T-lymphocyte attenuator-like has translation MTGGFLSVPIMRPYHRWTILHVSILAGLLLTLNADSQNSTCDIEIRVRRSTVYEAVPGKDLQINCPVAFCNNSPPTVSWYKYETTTPVPVDVSSSSHIKTRWTPLKPLEGISYLIFQKILRNDSGEYRCQTGDSVSHKINVSVDGECIYGENNVTQNDTSKKKIMVLDPESPRDNLWIYMYFAAGIVPFVIIVIILSIVSMRGCKGKPKKELQTESQYMAIPMVEQPFPHASIQPSPRGTPSAPPSRRSTRRITSPSQPNELPTPRDNEEEGSSIVYAALNHQLPAGAAARPPRRQQEETSEYAAIRVKDPSPNINYF, from the exons ATGACTGGAGGTTTTCTGAGTGTTCCCATCATGAGGCCTTATCACCGCTGGACCATCCTGCATGTGTCCATCTTGGCAGGGCTGCTTCTCACCTTAAATGCTGACA GTCAGAATTCAACTTGTGACATAGAAATTAGAGTACGTCGCAGCACGGTTTATGAAGCTGTCCCTGGGAAAGACCTTCAGATTAACTGCCCAGTTGCTTTCTGCAACAATTCCCCACCGACAGTCTCCTGGTATAAATATGAGACAACTACACCTGTCCCTGTTGATGTCAGCAGTAGCAGTCACATTAAAACAAGGTGGACACCTTTAAAGCCTTTAGAAGGGATATCGTATTTGATCTTCCAAAAAATACTCAGAAACGACTCAGGTGAGTATCGGTGTCAAACTGGAGACAGTGTGAGTCATAAGATCAACGTCTCTGTCGATGGTGAGT GTATATATGGTGAGAATAATGTTACACAGAATGACACAAGTAAGAAAA AAATAATGGTTTTGGATCCTGAATCACCCAGAGACAATCTATGGATATACATGTACTTTGCAGCTGGGATTGTGCCATTTGTCATCATAGTGATCATTTTATCCATTGTATCAATGCGAGGGTGTAAAG GGAAGCCAAAGAAAGAGTTACAAACTGAAAGTCAG TACATGGCGATCCCCATGGTCGAGCAACCCTTCCCACACGCCAGCATCCAGCCCTCGCCAAGAGGAACCCCCTCTGCGCCGCCATCTCGGAGGTCCACCCGGAGGATTACATCGCCCTCACAACCCAATGAGCTGCCAACACCAAGAGACAATGAGGAAGAGGGGAGTTCTATTGTGTATGCTGCTCTCAACCATCAGCTTCCAGCGGGGGCTGCTGCTCGGCCGCCACGGAGACAACAGGAGGAGACTTCAGAGTATGCGGCTATCCGTGTTAAAGACCCATCACCCAATATAAATTACTTCTAA